In a genomic window of Geitlerinema sp. PCC 9228:
- the cydB gene encoding cytochrome d ubiquinol oxidase subunit II, which yields METVETFLPQVWFVILGLFLFIYIVLDGFDLGVGILSLTSSSEQRRGILMTSLSNVWDANETWLVLMGGALFGAFPLAYGTLLHALYIPIMLMVFGLIFRAVAFEFREHSDNKVLWNLAFAGGSFLAALAQGFALGGVVSGIAVDADGDFIGGSWDWLNWYSALVALTVIQGYVLIGSTYLVLKTEGSLQENHFKTAKLAAWTTVIPAVIVTIVTPLSYEHILHRWFDQPWVYVSMPVPVLALIAFWQLMRSLNQRRDVAPFVWTIVIFLISFFGVTISVFPYIIPPEITIYEAAASTSALVFMLIFIGFLIPIMLFYNVYQYVVFRGKITSSQYSENA from the coding sequence ATGGAAACTGTAGAAACCTTCTTACCCCAAGTTTGGTTTGTGATTCTGGGTTTGTTTCTATTTATTTATATCGTTCTCGATGGGTTTGACCTAGGCGTTGGTATTCTCTCTTTAACCAGTTCCAGCGAACAGCGTCGCGGCATTCTTATGACCAGCTTGAGCAACGTTTGGGATGCCAACGAAACCTGGTTGGTGTTAATGGGAGGTGCCTTATTTGGCGCGTTTCCCCTTGCTTACGGAACGTTGCTCCATGCTTTGTACATTCCTATCATGCTCATGGTTTTCGGTTTAATTTTTCGCGCCGTTGCCTTTGAGTTTCGGGAACATTCCGACAACAAAGTTTTGTGGAATTTGGCATTTGCAGGTGGTAGTTTTTTAGCAGCTTTGGCGCAAGGATTTGCCCTCGGCGGTGTGGTTTCGGGAATCGCTGTAGATGCTGACGGCGACTTTATTGGCGGTTCTTGGGATTGGCTGAACTGGTATTCAGCATTGGTAGCCCTCACCGTCATTCAAGGGTATGTTTTAATTGGTTCTACCTATTTGGTTTTAAAAACTGAAGGTTCCCTACAGGAAAACCACTTCAAAACCGCCAAGCTGGCAGCTTGGACAACGGTCATTCCTGCGGTTATTGTTACGATAGTTACGCCGCTTTCCTACGAACATATTCTCCACCGTTGGTTCGACCAACCTTGGGTGTATGTTTCCATGCCAGTGCCGGTATTGGCTTTGATTGCTTTTTGGCAGTTGATGCGGAGTTTGAACCAACGCCGCGATGTGGCTCCTTTTGTGTGGACGATCGTAATTTTCTTGATTTCTTTCTTTGGGGTAACAATTAGTGTATTTCCCTACATTATTCCGCCGGAAATCACTATTTACGAAGCAGCGGCCTCTACCAGTGCGTTGGTATTTATGCTCATTTTCATTGGTTTTTTAATTCCGATTATGCTGTTTTACAATGTTTATCAATACGTGGTATTTCGGGGGAAAATCACCAGCAGCCAATACAGTGAAAATGCTTGA
- a CDS encoding DMT family transporter — MRTIAHSTISYAIAFVLLWNSGFIGAEYGLPYTGTFTLLFWRYTVLSLLLFTYLTIGRKWVWYDTNTLAHTSLVGILAHGVWLSCALLALERDVPAGIVALVVALQPLVTGALSGLVVGEKTSVSQWLGLIVGFLGVAIAVGTRIQLNSEASAFAYFIPFGSVVAITIASLLQRRRETSSQHHPSPSLAETLFFQSFATTVVLAIPAITVENLAIQWNLPLVATLSWLILGVSLASYAFMWLLLSRLDATRVASLFYLGPPVTMVMAWMAFGDIPQPADILGLVVVTVGVLLVQLPVRKFLGR; from the coding sequence ATGAGAACAATAGCACATTCCACCATTAGCTACGCGATCGCATTCGTTCTGCTTTGGAACTCCGGTTTTATCGGTGCCGAATATGGCTTACCCTACACTGGAACCTTCACCTTGCTGTTTTGGCGGTATACCGTTCTCAGCTTGTTGCTCTTTACCTATCTCACCATAGGTCGAAAGTGGGTTTGGTACGATACCAACACCCTCGCTCATACTTCCTTAGTGGGAATTTTAGCACACGGAGTCTGGTTGAGCTGTGCCTTGCTGGCCCTGGAACGAGATGTTCCCGCTGGCATTGTTGCGTTGGTAGTGGCATTGCAACCTTTGGTCACTGGTGCTTTGTCGGGTTTGGTTGTCGGAGAAAAGACCAGCGTATCCCAGTGGCTAGGATTAATTGTAGGATTTTTGGGTGTAGCGATCGCAGTGGGAACCCGCATCCAACTCAACAGCGAAGCTTCTGCATTTGCCTACTTCATCCCCTTTGGTTCTGTGGTTGCCATCACCATCGCCAGTTTGCTGCAGCGGCGGCGGGAAACTTCCTCCCAACACCATCCTTCCCCCAGCCTCGCCGAAACCCTCTTTTTCCAAAGCTTCGCCACCACCGTGGTTTTGGCAATTCCTGCCATCACCGTGGAAAATTTAGCCATTCAGTGGAACCTTCCCCTGGTGGCTACATTAAGCTGGTTAATTCTTGGGGTTTCCCTGGCATCCTACGCCTTTATGTGGCTGCTGCTTTCCCGCCTCGACGCTACCCGCGTGGCAAGTTTGTTTTATTTAGGACCGCCTGTAACAATGGTCATGGCATGGATGGCTTTTGGTGATATTCCCCAACCTGCGGATATCTTGGGTTTGGTAGTGGTGACAGTTGGGGTTTTGCTGGTTCAGCTTCCTGTGAGAAAATTCTTGGGTAGATAA